One genomic region from Desulfobulbaceae bacterium encodes:
- a CDS encoding AlpA family transcriptional regulator produces the protein MEKERKQAQTRILRKPELLAMVGLSDPTIWRMEKDGKFPKRIRLGGNSCGWISDEVDSWLEERMAERVAA, from the coding sequence ATGGAAAAGGAACGGAAGCAAGCACAGACACGGATTTTAAGGAAGCCTGAATTACTGGCCATGGTGGGATTGAGTGACCCCACCATATGGAGAATGGAGAAGGATGGCAAATTTCCCAAGCGAATACGTTTGGGCGGCAATTCCTGCGGGTGGATTTCGGACGAAGTTGATTCATGGCTTGAAGAACGGATGGC